One Aerococcus urinaeequi DNA segment encodes these proteins:
- a CDS encoding MsnO8 family LLM class oxidoreductase, which translates to MTDTVKFNILDFVARDLGKNDTDAYNDTLHLAKRAEELGYHRFWFAEHHSLAAYPSAAPEIMMTYLLSQTKRLKFGSGGVMLPHYAPLKVAEVFNTIAHLYPGRVDLGMGNNPGRQAVRDALDSNLKGYKDNEEAMWEVRDLVSQAPNNYGDLQVYPRPATPPTLWTLSASEASAYKAARLGIGYVYSLLFNQDEDAIEAAGRIAKIYRDNFQPSVTLAKPQFMVSAFIAVVPEGTDIKPLQRAFELWILGKKDYSEFDHLPTIEEAANYQFTEADHAKMARNRKKLIIGDIQQVKGQIEQIIQLTAADEFMVIPTVPGVERRQEHLELIAQAFDL; encoded by the coding sequence ATGACGGATACAGTGAAATTTAATATCCTTGATTTCGTCGCTCGTGACCTAGGAAAAAATGACACAGACGCTTACAATGATACCCTTCATTTAGCTAAAAGAGCAGAAGAATTGGGCTATCATCGTTTTTGGTTTGCTGAACACCATAGTTTAGCAGCCTACCCATCGGCTGCCCCCGAAATCATGATGACTTATCTATTAAGTCAGACTAAGCGGCTTAAATTCGGATCAGGTGGGGTGATGCTACCTCATTATGCCCCATTAAAAGTGGCAGAGGTTTTTAATACGATTGCCCATTTATATCCTGGTCGTGTAGATTTAGGCATGGGCAATAATCCAGGCCGCCAAGCGGTTCGAGATGCTTTAGACAGCAATCTTAAGGGTTACAAAGATAACGAAGAAGCCATGTGGGAAGTAAGGGATCTTGTTAGCCAAGCACCCAATAACTATGGCGACCTGCAAGTCTATCCAAGACCTGCTACACCACCAACCTTGTGGACCTTATCAGCCAGTGAAGCATCTGCTTATAAGGCAGCCCGCTTAGGTATTGGCTACGTCTACAGTTTATTGTTTAACCAGGATGAGGATGCTATTGAAGCAGCTGGGCGGATTGCGAAAATCTATCGTGACAACTTCCAACCATCAGTCACTTTAGCTAAGCCTCAATTTATGGTTTCAGCCTTCATTGCTGTTGTGCCAGAGGGAACTGATATCAAGCCACTTCAGCGAGCTTTTGAGCTATGGATTCTTGGGAAAAAAGACTACAGTGAATTTGACCACTTGCCAACGATTGAAGAAGCAGCCAATTATCAATTTACGGAAGCCGACCATGCGAAAATGGCCCGTAACCGTAAAAAACTGATTATAGGAGATATTCAACAAGTCAAAGGTCAAATCGAGCAAATTATTCAGCTGACAGCTGCCGATGAATTTATGGTCATTCCAACTGTCCCAGGCGTCGAGCGCCGGCAAGAACATTTAGAATTGATTGCTCAAGCTTTTGATTTATAG
- a CDS encoding glycine cleavage system protein H: MRKLANYLWVEQNGDEFTFIMTPELQDDIGTVGYVEFITKEGDQVEENQAILNLEASKTVLELQAPLAGTITAINKATEDAPEQLNSEKADESWVYKMTNVDQDAYDKLPEA; this comes from the coding sequence ATGCGCAAACTAGCAAATTACTTATGGGTAGAACAAAACGGAGACGAATTCACATTTATCATGACACCAGAATTGCAAGATGATATTGGTACCGTTGGCTACGTAGAATTTATCACCAAAGAGGGTGACCAAGTCGAAGAAAACCAAGCCATCTTAAACTTAGAAGCATCTAAAACAGTCTTAGAACTGCAAGCGCCATTAGCAGGAACCATCACAGCCATCAACAAGGCGACAGAAGACGCACCAGAACAATTAAACTCAGAAAAAGCCGATGAAAGCTGGGTTTACAAAATGACCAACGTAGACCAAGACGCCTACGACAAACTACCAGAAGCCTAG
- a CDS encoding cation:proton antiporter has protein sequence MLLSLGFMIIVGYLLGCLFDALNLPSLVGYIIAGLLMGPAIFNLIGQETLAISSDLRRIALVIILLRAGLSIDLQDLKKVGRPAILMSFLPATIEIIGTMILAPLFFDMSYLSAAILGTVIAATSPAVVVARMLDLMGKGYGQEKGVPQMVLAGSSMDDIFVIIIFTALTALAQTGEFHWLSMVAMPTSIILGIAGGLVVGWLLSLLIEKYQLSGGYPVILTFGIAMLFDGLEKVMTGPIGFSALLAVMAMGFMMLRVNPVQAKGVQIGFNHLWQAFEIVLFVLVGASMSIESVKDSGMIAVLLIILLLVFRAAGVLLSLAGTKLNKAERLFAVFAYIPKATVQAAIGAVPLAMGLASGQTILTISVVAILVTAPLGAILIDQTHNRLLKDDR, from the coding sequence ATGTTACTATCGTTAGGATTTATGATTATTGTGGGTTATCTATTGGGGTGCTTGTTTGATGCCCTAAATTTACCTAGTTTAGTTGGCTATATTATTGCGGGTCTATTAATGGGGCCGGCTATATTTAACTTGATTGGTCAGGAGACCTTAGCTATCTCAAGTGACTTAAGAAGAATTGCATTGGTGATTATCTTACTTAGAGCAGGCTTAAGTATTGATTTACAAGATTTGAAGAAAGTAGGACGTCCAGCCATATTGATGAGCTTCTTACCAGCTACCATAGAAATTATTGGTACGATGATATTAGCGCCACTATTTTTTGATATGTCTTACCTATCTGCAGCAATTCTAGGTACTGTTATTGCCGCTACATCACCAGCCGTTGTTGTTGCCCGTATGTTAGATCTAATGGGTAAGGGATATGGACAGGAAAAAGGGGTACCGCAGATGGTTCTGGCGGGTTCTTCTATGGATGATATCTTCGTCATCATTATTTTCACTGCTTTAACAGCCCTAGCCCAAACGGGGGAATTCCATTGGTTAAGTATGGTTGCCATGCCTACGTCTATTATATTAGGTATTGCTGGTGGCTTGGTGGTCGGTTGGCTACTATCCTTGCTAATTGAAAAATATCAACTATCAGGTGGTTATCCCGTTATTTTAACATTCGGTATTGCTATGCTATTTGACGGACTTGAAAAAGTGATGACCGGGCCTATTGGTTTTTCAGCCTTGCTTGCAGTGATGGCTATGGGATTCATGATGCTTCGAGTTAATCCAGTTCAAGCTAAAGGCGTACAAATAGGTTTCAATCATTTGTGGCAGGCCTTTGAAATTGTTTTATTTGTATTAGTGGGCGCCAGTATGTCCATTGAATCAGTCAAAGACTCTGGCATGATTGCAGTATTATTAATTATTTTATTATTAGTATTTAGGGCAGCTGGTGTTTTACTGTCTCTTGCAGGAACAAAATTAAATAAAGCAGAAAGATTATTTGCTGTTTTTGCCTATATACCTAAAGCGACCGTACAAGCCGCTATAGGTGCTGTACCCTTAGCTATGGGATTAGCAAGTGGTCAAACAATCTTAACCATATCTGTTGTGGCTATTTTAGTGACCGCGCCTCTTGGTGCAATTCTGATTGATCAAACACATAATCGTCTATTAAAGGATGACCGATAA
- a CDS encoding lipoate--protein ligase — protein MIVIEPIRNGEYMMDSAYALAVQVYVQEHLEITEPILLPYIVGPTVQVGRFQNSLVEVNEAYVKAHDILLVRRDTGGGTLYQDAGHVNFCFLYPGDTDIYGNYAKLYQPTIDALEKFGVKDLSQSGRNDLEIAGKKISGAAMTMKNNLVYGGFSLMLDVDYDAMVKALNPNEKKIISKGIQSVRARVTDIRSHLAPAYQNLSNFEFKDLMAAEFLGIDDMNQAKRYALSDEDWAIIDQMVADKYKNWSWNFGNNPNYAIKNDIRVPGVGTLEVTLEVAKGHIQKCRIYGDFFGKKDIADIENLLIGCPLREDAVASALNDIDLTPYFGSIDSTVLTNLVLA, from the coding sequence ATGATTGTAATAGAACCCATTCGAAACGGTGAATATATGATGGATAGTGCTTACGCCTTAGCGGTCCAAGTCTATGTGCAAGAGCATCTTGAAATTACAGAGCCGATATTGTTACCTTATATCGTAGGGCCAACTGTCCAGGTAGGGCGTTTCCAAAATTCCTTAGTAGAGGTTAATGAAGCGTATGTGAAAGCACATGATATCTTACTAGTCCGCCGTGATACCGGTGGCGGAACCCTCTATCAGGATGCAGGACACGTTAACTTCTGTTTCCTATATCCTGGTGATACGGATATTTATGGTAATTATGCCAAGTTATATCAACCAACTATTGATGCCTTAGAAAAATTTGGGGTGAAAGATCTGAGTCAAAGTGGCCGTAATGACCTAGAAATTGCTGGGAAAAAGATTTCAGGGGCTGCCATGACCATGAAGAATAATTTAGTATATGGTGGCTTCTCCTTAATGCTTGATGTCGACTATGATGCTATGGTCAAAGCCCTCAATCCTAATGAAAAGAAAATCATTTCAAAAGGGATTCAATCCGTTCGCGCTCGGGTAACGGATATTCGAAGTCATCTTGCACCAGCTTATCAGAACTTATCTAATTTTGAATTTAAAGATCTTATGGCCGCAGAGTTCTTAGGGATAGACGATATGAATCAGGCCAAACGGTATGCGCTTAGTGATGAAGATTGGGCAATCATTGACCAGATGGTAGCGGACAAATATAAGAATTGGTCCTGGAATTTTGGGAATAATCCTAATTATGCCATCAAAAATGATATACGCGTTCCGGGTGTTGGAACACTTGAAGTAACCTTGGAAGTTGCTAAGGGGCATATTCAAAAATGTCGGATTTATGGTGATTTTTTTGGAAAGAAAGACATAGCAGATATAGAAAACCTACTCATAGGCTGTCCATTAAGGGAAGATGCAGTAGCGAGCGCATTAAACGATATTGACTTAACGCCGTATTTTGGTTCGATTGATTCAACTGTTCTAACTAACCTAGTTTTAGCCTAA
- a CDS encoding deacetylase SIR2 codes for MWKSFEDPTENQASMLKEAITEADAVVIGIGAGMSAADGFTYVGPRFENNFPDFIEKYGFFDMLQASLFDFPSTQEYWAFESRFIALNYLDQPVGESYIALKDLLRSKPHHIITTNADNAFAAADYDMDKVFRIQGEYILMQCSQMCHQETYRDDDLIREMVTRQENMEIPYDLIPRCPKCGAVMEVNKRKAGKGMVESPDFFAQKARYDAFLDEYEGQAILFLDIGVGYTTPQFVKTPFQEMTAKNPKAMYVPMNKKLYRIPDHLKQQTYRLDEDIAETIIGANALMQEALVE; via the coding sequence ATGTGGAAATCCTTTGAGGACCCTACAGAAAATCAAGCAAGTATGTTAAAAGAAGCAATAACTGAGGCAGATGCTGTAGTTATCGGTATCGGGGCTGGCATGTCGGCTGCAGATGGCTTTACCTATGTGGGGCCGCGGTTTGAAAATAATTTCCCTGACTTTATTGAGAAATATGGTTTCTTCGATATGTTACAAGCTAGTTTATTCGATTTTCCATCGACGCAAGAATATTGGGCTTTTGAATCACGTTTTATCGCCTTAAATTATCTTGATCAACCAGTTGGAGAATCTTACATTGCGTTGAAAGATTTATTAAGAAGTAAACCACATCATATTATTACGACCAATGCCGATAATGCCTTTGCGGCTGCTGATTATGATATGGATAAGGTCTTCCGTATTCAAGGAGAGTATATCCTGATGCAGTGTAGTCAAATGTGCCATCAAGAAACCTACCGGGATGATGATTTAATTAGAGAAATGGTAACAAGGCAAGAAAATATGGAGATTCCTTATGATTTAATTCCGCGTTGTCCAAAATGTGGGGCTGTTATGGAAGTAAATAAACGAAAAGCAGGTAAAGGGATGGTTGAAAGTCCAGATTTCTTTGCACAAAAAGCGCGCTATGATGCCTTTTTGGATGAATACGAGGGACAAGCTATTCTCTTTTTAGATATCGGGGTCGGTTATACCACGCCACAATTTGTAAAGACACCTTTCCAAGAGATGACGGCTAAAAACCCTAAAGCGATGTATGTACCAATGAATAAGAAATTATACCGCATTCCTGACCACTTAAAACAACAAACGTATCGTTTAGATGAGGATATTGCAGAAACGATTATTGGTGCAAATGCTTTAATGCAGGAGGCGTTAGTTGAATGA
- a CDS encoding protein-ADP-ribose hydrolase: protein MEKQLNQLIQYLSDQQTNLTNHQKAYRDDLKRAGIVQADNSLDITAIPDDHSRWTVFRGLVNVRDVYQPSPEYLLAEESLLQAKLAPAASPDQWQKSQLDQRIFLWQGDITRLKVDAIVNAANKNGLGCYIPNHHCIDNTIHTMAGAQVRTDMAKALNGRKLPVGKVMVTKAYNLPAKFIFHTVGPVIYKEPVSKMNQDLLVACYLNSLKEADARGLSTIAFCSISTGEFHFPKALARDIAIQTVQDYLKETDSSLQVVFNVFLDEDVALYQKALIN from the coding sequence ATGGAAAAACAGCTCAACCAACTCATCCAATACCTATCGGACCAGCAAACAAATTTAACCAATCATCAAAAAGCCTATAGAGATGATTTGAAAAGGGCAGGCATCGTCCAAGCTGACAATAGCCTAGACATAACCGCCATCCCTGATGACCACAGTCGCTGGACGGTTTTTAGAGGTTTAGTCAATGTACGCGATGTCTACCAACCAAGCCCGGAATACTTACTGGCAGAAGAATCTCTACTTCAAGCCAAGCTAGCGCCAGCTGCCAGCCCAGACCAATGGCAAAAAAGCCAGTTGGACCAACGTATTTTTCTTTGGCAAGGGGATATTACCCGCTTGAAGGTGGATGCCATTGTGAACGCGGCCAATAAGAATGGACTAGGTTGCTATATTCCAAACCATCATTGTATAGACAATACAATCCATACAATGGCGGGTGCTCAGGTAAGAACGGATATGGCTAAGGCATTAAATGGCCGTAAACTGCCAGTGGGGAAGGTCATGGTTACAAAAGCTTACAACTTGCCAGCAAAATTCATTTTTCACACGGTGGGGCCGGTGATTTATAAGGAACCTGTGTCAAAAATGAACCAAGATTTGTTGGTAGCTTGCTACCTAAATTCCCTAAAAGAAGCGGATGCTAGAGGACTTTCGACTATTGCTTTTTGTAGTATTTCAACTGGTGAGTTTCATTTTCCAAAGGCATTAGCCAGAGATATTGCCATTCAAACAGTTCAAGATTATTTAAAGGAAACGGATAGTTCATTACAGGTTGTCTTTAATGTCTTCTTGGATGAAGATGTGGCTTTATATCAAAAAGCTTTAATCAATTAA
- a CDS encoding glucose 1-dehydrogenase — translation MTKLLDKVAVVTGAASGIGKGIAEVYAKEGAKVIVADYDMSGAETVAEGIIAGGGQASAVQVDVSDNDQVVATIQTAIDTYGGLDILVNNAGIMDKNEPVAEIDTEKFDRVIAVNVNGVMYGMRAAINYWLNEDKPGNIINITSIGGLIHGVAGTTYVASKHAVSAMTKSTAFMYTKQNIRVNGIAPGAIATNIASTMTDLSDFGNSRIGGVSALNPGIGHPEDIAHAAVFLASDDAKFINGDIITVDGGFTAPF, via the coding sequence ATGACAAAATTATTAGATAAAGTAGCCGTCGTTACAGGGGCTGCCTCGGGAATTGGTAAGGGTATTGCAGAAGTATACGCTAAAGAAGGTGCTAAAGTAATCGTCGCAGATTACGATATGTCAGGTGCTGAAACTGTTGCTGAAGGAATTATTGCTGGTGGTGGTCAAGCATCTGCTGTTCAAGTAGATGTATCAGACAACGATCAGGTAGTCGCTACTATCCAAACAGCCATCGATACCTATGGTGGATTAGATATTTTAGTCAACAATGCCGGTATCATGGATAAAAACGAACCCGTTGCTGAAATTGATACCGAAAAGTTTGACCGGGTTATCGCAGTTAACGTGAATGGCGTCATGTATGGGATGCGTGCAGCAATTAATTATTGGCTCAACGAAGATAAACCAGGTAACATCATCAACATCACTTCTATCGGGGGCTTAATCCATGGTGTTGCAGGAACAACCTATGTTGCTTCTAAACATGCCGTATCTGCAATGACAAAATCAACCGCATTTATGTATACCAAACAAAACATCCGGGTGAATGGGATTGCGCCAGGTGCTATTGCTACAAATATCGCTTCAACGATGACAGATTTAAGTGACTTTGGCAACAGCCGTATCGGAGGCGTGAGTGCCCTAAACCCTGGCATTGGTCATCCAGAAGATATTGCCCATGCAGCAGTCTTCTTAGCTTCAGACGATGCTAAGTTCATTAACGGTGATATCATTACCGTAGATGGCGGTTTCACTGCACCATTTTAA
- a CDS encoding NADH-dependent flavin oxidoreductase, giving the protein MTQDYKTLLESVTLPNGQVLENRFALSPIVTNSSTQEGFITQEDLDYASRRAKSAPIQVTGAAYIEPYGQLFEYGFSADDDRAIPGLSKMADAMQAEGAKAILQLTHAGRFANQAILDYYTVYGPSPQTLHTPIDHQVLEMSPRKIKQVIRQYGDATRRAIKAGFAGVEISAAQRLLMQTFFSPYSNQRTDEYGSHTLENRARFGLEVFKEVQKVINEEAPEGFILGFRGTPEETRGNEIGYTVEEFNQWVDWILEVADLDYLAIASWGQNIFQHTVRAKGQYYGQPVNKIVHDHLNGRVVMMATGGINSPGKAMEAIQYADMVGMSSPFITEPDFVNKLTAGKADEIDLQLTNKDIDDLAIPKAAFKDIVRMMDYGKGLPKEARDKLREHENNYDVKK; this is encoded by the coding sequence ATGACACAAGATTATAAGACATTATTAGAATCAGTGACCCTACCCAACGGTCAAGTCCTTGAAAACCGCTTTGCATTATCTCCAATCGTTACCAACTCTTCTACTCAAGAGGGTTTCATTACCCAAGAAGACCTTGATTACGCCAGTCGTCGGGCCAAATCTGCCCCTATCCAAGTGACAGGTGCTGCTTATATTGAGCCTTATGGTCAATTATTTGAATATGGTTTCTCAGCTGACGATGATCGCGCCATTCCTGGTTTAAGCAAAATGGCTGACGCAATGCAAGCTGAGGGTGCTAAAGCTATTCTGCAACTAACCCATGCTGGTCGTTTTGCCAATCAAGCAATTCTTGATTACTATACTGTTTACGGTCCAAGTCCGCAGACATTGCACACACCAATCGACCACCAAGTGCTCGAAATGTCACCACGAAAAATTAAACAAGTGATCCGTCAATACGGTGATGCAACCCGCCGTGCGATTAAAGCAGGTTTTGCTGGTGTAGAGATTTCTGCAGCCCAACGCTTACTCATGCAGACTTTCTTCTCCCCTTACTCAAACCAACGGACAGATGAATATGGTAGCCATACTTTAGAAAACCGGGCACGTTTTGGCTTAGAAGTCTTTAAAGAAGTTCAAAAAGTCATCAATGAAGAAGCGCCTGAAGGCTTTATTCTTGGGTTCCGCGGTACGCCTGAAGAAACACGCGGGAATGAAATCGGCTATACTGTTGAAGAATTTAACCAATGGGTGGACTGGATCCTTGAAGTGGCAGACTTAGACTACTTAGCCATTGCCTCTTGGGGACAAAACATCTTCCAACACACCGTTCGTGCTAAAGGCCAATATTACGGTCAACCTGTCAATAAAATTGTCCATGACCACTTAAATGGCCGTGTGGTAATGATGGCAACAGGCGGTATTAATTCTCCAGGGAAAGCCATGGAAGCTATCCAATACGCAGATATGGTGGGCATGTCTTCCCCATTCATCACAGAACCTGACTTTGTTAACAAGTTGACTGCTGGAAAAGCTGATGAAATCGACTTACAGCTAACCAATAAAGATATCGATGACTTAGCTATTCCCAAAGCGGCCTTCAAGGATATCGTTCGTATGATGGATTACGGTAAAGGTTTACCAAAAGAAGCCCGTGATAAATTACGTGAACACGAAAATAATTATGATGTGAAAAAATAG